TGGAGAATTAAAAAGTCAGATTGATATTGAATCCATAGCTGCGTACTGTAGGTGACTGTAAGCCAGTTGCCGAAGTTTCGCCATTATACTGGTCTAAGTCAACGTCTTTAAATCTTTTGTCTTTGTAGAAGTACAATAAATTACGACCAACTAAAGAGAATGAAGCTTTTTGAATGAAAGTACTGCTCAGTAATTTTTTAGGAAGCTCAAAGCCAACAGTTACTTCACGCAGTTTTGCAAATGTTTTGCTCATCAGGTTGGCCTCATCAAAATTATAATACTTACTCACGTAATCCTGAACAAACACCTTGTTGGTATTTGGCGCGAAAGCCAGGTCACCATAATTCAGGATAGCACCGGTTTTAGAATCGTAGTTGATAGAAGCTCCATTGGAAATAACCACACCTTCACCTACATAAGTACCGGTATAGCCTTTTTTGCCGTAATTAGCCCAATCCTGGTAACGTGCATCACCCAAAGCACCCTGAGCTGTTTCTATATTAGAACCTCCGCGCATGGTCTTGTTGTGCATGTAGTCTGTAGTTTTTCCACCTACGCTACCATCAAACTGGAAACCTAAACTCCAGTTTTTATAATGGAATTTGTTGTAAATACTCCATGAATAATCTGAGTTCATATTTCCCAGGTATTGATTGGCTCCACCGTTGTTTAATGGTTTACCGGCCGCATCATTAATGATTTGTCCATCTTTTGTTCTGACAAAGGCAGTTCCGTATAACTTATCTGTACGGTCGCCTTCATGGAAGAAGGTGTTATAAGTATCCTGTCCCGGAGGCAGCTCTTTGTACACACGTTTAAAAGTTGACCAGTTAACCAGGACATCCCAGCCAAAGCCACCCATATCCTTAATTGGCGTACCGCTTAGAGAAACTTCATAACCTGTTTTCCTGGTTTTTAAAGCATTCAGGTATAATAAGGTATAACCTGTTGCTGTAGAAATCTGGTTAGGCAGAATCTTTGGTCCATCTATATACTGGAAAGCAGTTGCGCTTAAACCTAATCTGTTAGCTAAGAACTTAATATCAAAACCTTCTTCATAGTTGACACGGGTACTGGTTTTAATTCCATTCTGATACAGATAATCAGGGCCGTAACCAGCTGCCTGGTTATTATAAGGCTTATTGATATTAAAGGCCGTATTTAAAGAGTAATCAGGTCCGTTGTACGGAGACATATAAACGTTACCATAACCCAGAGGATTATTGGTCAGGTTAGCACCTGTCTGTCCGCCAAATGCGGTAATTGAGCTGAAAGGAGCAGGGCCGATAGTTGCACTGCTGGCATCTGTACGTACATTGGAAAATGATGCTCTCGCTTTCAGGAAAGAAATGAAGTCTGGCATTTTCACATAGTCAGAAACTACAGTAGCCAGTGATATACTTGGATAATAATAAGTTGTAGGCGTCTGGAAAGCTGATGATTTATCTATCCTGCCTGTTGTAGATAGTGTTGCATATTTACCAAAGGATGCATCCAATGAGAAATAACCACTAAATACCATCATGCTGGAATTAAAGCTGGTAGACTGTACCGGGTTTTTAGAGTTACTGAATGCATAAACTTCAGGTACATTCAGATAGTCAGTTGATGTCCAGCTTGAATTATAGGATAAGTTACGCAGATTCGTTCCTACCAAACCTGAAAGATTTACGAAGTTCTTGATGTTATAATTGAAGTTTAACAATAACTCATTGTTGTTTTCAAATAAATTACGTCTGTCTTCACGGTAATCTCCCTGATTTCCTTCACGTCCGTAAGGGTGAGCAGAGAATGGGAGTTTTTCTGTACGTAAAATACTGTAAGTATCGAATTGTGAACGTAATGTAGCATTCAGGTGATTGTCAATTTTGAAGTTTGCAGAAAGATAACCGTAAACATCATTTTTATGGTGTCCGCGCAACCACTTTTCTGTCATCAGATAAGGGTTGTGGTAACGCTGATATTCTGCAAATTGAGATTGTACACCTTCTTTTCCCGGTTGCCAGATCGCTTTAATGTCCGGAGCATTTACATCCCAGTCTGCACCAGTCCAGATAGCTGTACTGTAGATTAAACTTGAAGGTCCGTAATCTGCATCAGGAAAGTTATCTGTGTATTGTCTGTTAAAGTCAAGGTTACCTTCAATCTTAAGTCTCGGACTTGGATTAAATGCACCATACATATTGAAATTGACAATACCCAGTCCGCTATTTGGAATATAGCTTGATTGTTTTGATTGAGAAACTGAGAATCTGGTTGTATAAGTATCGCCTGTAGCACTCAATGAGACGTTATTATTAGTTTGATAACCTGTCTTCAGGAAGTTCTTTAAATTGTTTTTACCTCTTGCAGTGTATGGAGTTGCCTGTCTGACACCATTAATCACAGGGCTATCATACTGAGGGATCAGTTGTCCCGCGAAATAAGGACCCCAGATATCATAATCACCATCTACACCACCTGGTGCACCACCTTTACCATCTACAAACATATATTGGGTGTTTTCACCAGCACCATAAGAGTTTTGTAAACGTGGGAAAGTTAAAAATCCACTGTTAATTACCGTACTGCTGTTGACGTCAACAGTCAGGCCCTTTTTGTTTTTATCACCTTTTTTTGTGGTGATTAATATGGCACCATTTACTGCACGGCTACCGTACAGGGCTGCTGCTGCCGGGCCTTTTAATACCGTATAGGTTTCGATGTCATCCGGGCTGATATTCCAGGTATCTGTATTGATCGGGAATCCGTCTACAACATATAAGGTAAGTTTATCACCACGGATCATTACGTTAGGTTCTCTTAATACCTCTGGAGAAGGGCCAACTGATAAACCAGCAACTTTACCTACCAGACCACTGATCGGGTTAGGATCACGTGCTTTCAGGAGGTCGCCGCCATCAACTGTCTGTAAGGCATAGCCAACTCTTTTGGTGTCTTTCTTTACACCTAAGGCAGTAACTACTACCTCAGAAAGAGCTTTGCTGTCACTTTTTAAACTGACATTGATCAATGACTCATCACCAACGATAATTTGTGTTTTCTGATAGCCAAGATATTGGAAGGATACGGTTTGTCCTTTCTTAGCGCTTAAAAGAAAGTGGCCGTTCATGTCCGTTACTGTGCCAGTTTTAGTTCCATCAACCAAAACACTTACCCCAGGTAAGGATTGTTTGGTTTCATCAGTAACTGTACCTGAGATTTTAATTTGTGCCGCCAGTGAGATTGGGGCAAGCAAAAATAAGCATACAGTGATTACTTGTTTTAATTGCTTGTAAAGTTGTTTCATCTACCTTGTTTTTTTTGAAATAAATTTTGTTTCATTTTTTTTGGCTCGGAATTAATGGTGTTGAAGCTGTCATAAATTGTATGATGGTTTCAAGTAGCAATACTAAACTTTGTTTATTAAAACTAAACCAATTTAGTATTATGTATACTTAAACTTTTGGCAGATTTTCCTTATCAAAATGAGCTTTTAGCAACAGGTCTGTTACCTAATGTTAACAGTGTCTTAACAAGCAGCTAACACAGAGCTTTTATTGGGGTAGGGCAGTGTTTTTATTGAGCTGAAAATTATCAATTGATATGATCGGTTGAGGGTATATGGTTCATGTTTCTGGCCCTTAGCTGTACGATTAGTCATTTAAGGAGTATCAGCTATTAAGAAATTATGCTCACATTTGTCCTTTATTTATAGGCTTATGCACATATTGGTTATTGAAGATGAACAAAGAGTAGCTGAACTGATCAAAAAGGGACTGGAAGAACTCGGATTTCATATTACACTCGCCTTTGATGGAGAAATGGGTAAGAAACTGGCATTGACAAAGACTTATGACCTGATCCTGATGGATTTGATCCTGCCAAAGATTAATGGTATTGACCTTTGTAAAGAAGTGCGGATAGCCCGGCCTGATATTCCTATCATTATGCTGACTGCTTTAGGTACTACAGATGATAAAGTGGAGGGCTTTGATGCTGGTGCGGATGATTATCTGGTTAAACCATTTGATTTCAGAGAACTGCATGCAAGAATCCGGGCGTTAATTAAAAGAAACCAGACACAGAATAATACTTTTAATCAGGGTTTTGTTTTGCGTTTTGCAGATCTGGAAATGAACCTTGAAACCAAACTGGTCAAAAGAAATGATGTACCTATAGATCTTACACCCAAAGAGTTTCGGCTGCTTGAATATATGATGGGAAATTCTGAACGTGTTTTATCCAGAACAGAAATTGCCGAAAAGGTTTGGGATACTTTTGATTCAGGTACAAACTTTATTGATGTTTATATCAATTACCTGAGAAAAAAGATAGATAAGAACTACGATGTGAAGCTGATTCATACTAAACCGGGTATGGGTTTTATATTTAAAGAAGGATGAAGATAAGAGCAAAACTTTTGTTATTGTTTCTGACACTTTTTGGCGCTTTGCTTTTGGCATTCGCGGTGTTTATTTATGTATCTACTGCGCAAAACAGAAAAGATCAGTATTATAAACATTTAAAGAGAGAAGCAGTTACAAAAGCAAATCTGCTTTTTGATGCTAAAGTACCTCCGGCAGTATTACAGTTGATTTATAAGAACTCTGTCAATTCTTTATTTGAAGAAGAAGTAGCGGTATATGATACTTCTTTTAAACTGCTTTATCACGATGCTGTACAGATAGACAAGGTTAAAGAGACAAAAAAAATGATTGATCAG
This portion of the Pedobacter lusitanus genome encodes:
- a CDS encoding SusC/RagA family TonB-linked outer membrane protein; the protein is MKQLYKQLKQVITVCLFLLAPISLAAQIKISGTVTDETKQSLPGVSVLVDGTKTGTVTDMNGHFLLSAKKGQTVSFQYLGYQKTQIIVGDESLINVSLKSDSKALSEVVVTALGVKKDTKRVGYALQTVDGGDLLKARDPNPISGLVGKVAGLSVGPSPEVLREPNVMIRGDKLTLYVVDGFPINTDTWNISPDDIETYTVLKGPAAAALYGSRAVNGAILITTKKGDKNKKGLTVDVNSSTVINSGFLTFPRLQNSYGAGENTQYMFVDGKGGAPGGVDGDYDIWGPYFAGQLIPQYDSPVINGVRQATPYTARGKNNLKNFLKTGYQTNNNVSLSATGDTYTTRFSVSQSKQSSYIPNSGLGIVNFNMYGAFNPSPRLKIEGNLDFNRQYTDNFPDADYGPSSLIYSTAIWTGADWDVNAPDIKAIWQPGKEGVQSQFAEYQRYHNPYLMTEKWLRGHHKNDVYGYLSANFKIDNHLNATLRSQFDTYSILRTEKLPFSAHPYGREGNQGDYREDRRNLFENNNELLLNFNYNIKNFVNLSGLVGTNLRNLSYNSSWTSTDYLNVPEVYAFSNSKNPVQSTSFNSSMMVFSGYFSLDASFGKYATLSTTGRIDKSSAFQTPTTYYYPSISLATVVSDYVKMPDFISFLKARASFSNVRTDASSATIGPAPFSSITAFGGQTGANLTNNPLGYGNVYMSPYNGPDYSLNTAFNINKPYNNQAAGYGPDYLYQNGIKTSTRVNYEEGFDIKFLANRLGLSATAFQYIDGPKILPNQISTATGYTLLYLNALKTRKTGYEVSLSGTPIKDMGGFGWDVLVNWSTFKRVYKELPPGQDTYNTFFHEGDRTDKLYGTAFVRTKDGQIINDAAGKPLNNGGANQYLGNMNSDYSWSIYNKFHYKNWSLGFQFDGSVGGKTTDYMHNKTMRGGSNIETAQGALGDARYQDWANYGKKGYTGTYVGEGVVISNGASINYDSKTGAILNYGDLAFAPNTNKVFVQDYVSKYYNFDEANLMSKTFAKLREVTVGFELPKKLLSSTFIQKASFSLVGRNLLYFYKDKRFKDVDLDQYNGETSATGLQSPTVRSYGFNINLTF
- a CDS encoding response regulator transcription factor translates to MHILVIEDEQRVAELIKKGLEELGFHITLAFDGEMGKKLALTKTYDLILMDLILPKINGIDLCKEVRIARPDIPIIMLTALGTTDDKVEGFDAGADDYLVKPFDFRELHARIRALIKRNQTQNNTFNQGFVLRFADLEMNLETKLVKRNDVPIDLTPKEFRLLEYMMGNSERVLSRTEIAEKVWDTFDSGTNFIDVYINYLRKKIDKNYDVKLIHTKPGMGFIFKEG